In the Pseudonocardia cypriaca genome, one interval contains:
- a CDS encoding DUF294 nucleotidyltransferase-like domain-containing protein → MDSRAAARESSGAGREAGLAAPLADLVAREPLFVAPGTTVADVALAMREGQHSCAMVTSRPDGIVTNGDLARVVAERRPPDTPVEQVMSGPVRTLPAAAPLIRALLLMLDVGIEHVPVVRDGRIVGVVTDVDVIRQQSASPLLVADRIRRAGAGGTDDPALADLSADLARVAAALLADGVDGLRIATVVAGLRDALTIRMIELAERELGRPPVPYAWLALGSQGRMEQLLRSDQDTALAFADRADEAGAYFAALAERVTEGLAAAGVPRCPGGFMATSWCRRLDVWQRTFRGWLDEPHARSLLDAQVFLDLRRVTGDLDVDVLDRALARGRDRPGIQLALAQTARRFAPRTRRFRLVRADRLAPAELKLRGTVPIVLLGRLYGLAAGSAERTTAGRLHAAASANLISGDAAETLLDAYAVLLSARLRAELDGEPAPLSTPQRRELQIALRTVRTALQASALTHPGPG, encoded by the coding sequence GTGGACTCCCGCGCCGCGGCCCGGGAGTCGTCAGGAGCAGGCCGGGAAGCCGGGCTCGCCGCGCCGCTGGCCGATCTGGTCGCCCGCGAGCCCCTCTTCGTCGCGCCCGGCACCACCGTCGCGGACGTCGCGCTGGCCATGCGCGAGGGTCAGCACAGCTGCGCAATGGTCACCTCCAGGCCCGACGGGATCGTGACGAACGGGGACCTGGCCAGGGTGGTGGCCGAACGCCGTCCGCCCGACACCCCGGTGGAGCAGGTCATGAGCGGCCCGGTGCGGACGCTGCCCGCCGCCGCGCCGCTGATCCGGGCGCTACTGCTCATGCTGGACGTGGGCATCGAGCACGTCCCCGTGGTGCGGGACGGCCGGATCGTCGGGGTGGTCACCGACGTCGACGTGATCCGCCAGCAGTCCGCCAGCCCGCTGCTCGTCGCCGACCGGATCCGCCGGGCGGGGGCGGGTGGGACGGACGACCCGGCGCTCGCCGACCTGTCAGCCGACCTCGCGCGGGTTGCCGCGGCGCTGCTCGCCGACGGCGTGGACGGGCTGCGCATCGCGACGGTCGTCGCCGGGCTGCGCGACGCGCTGACCATCCGGATGATCGAGCTCGCCGAGCGGGAGCTGGGGCGCCCGCCGGTCCCGTACGCGTGGCTCGCGCTCGGGTCGCAGGGGCGGATGGAGCAGCTGCTGCGCTCCGACCAGGACACCGCGCTCGCCTTCGCCGACCGGGCGGACGAAGCCGGCGCGTACTTCGCGGCGTTGGCCGAGCGCGTCACGGAGGGGCTGGCGGCGGCCGGGGTTCCGCGTTGTCCCGGCGGGTTCATGGCCACCAGCTGGTGCCGGCGCCTCGACGTGTGGCAGCGGACGTTCCGCGGCTGGCTCGACGAACCGCACGCCCGAAGCCTGCTCGACGCACAGGTGTTCCTGGACCTGCGCCGCGTCACCGGCGATCTCGACGTCGACGTTCTGGACCGGGCGCTCGCGCGGGGCCGCGACCGCCCGGGCATCCAGCTGGCGCTGGCGCAGACGGCGCGCCGGTTCGCCCCTCGGACGCGGCGGTTCCGGCTGGTCCGGGCCGACCGGCTGGCGCCGGCCGAGCTGAAACTGCGCGGCACCGTCCCGATCGTCCTGCTCGGCAGGCTCTACGGGCTCGCCGCGGGCTCCGCCGAGCGGACGACCGCGGGCCGCCTGCACGCCGCCGCGTCCGCGAACCTGATCTCCGGCGACGCAGCCGAGACCCTGCTCGACGCCTACGCCGTGCTGCTCTCGGCCCGGCTGCGGGCGGAACTCGACGGCGAGCCGGCCCCGCTTTCGACGCCCCAGCGCCGCGAGCTGCAGATCGCCCTGCGCACCGTCCGCACCGCGCTGCAGGCCAGCGCACTAACCCACCCCGGGCCGGGGTGA
- a CDS encoding DUF418 domain-containing protein — protein MTALPPVDPGATPPSARALAPDLARGFMLLLIALANVHVYVYGHPVGVRGYPVDVDGVDRLVVMLQVLLVDGRAYPLFGLLFGYGIVQLASRRGAVGLPAPAVTSLVRRRGGWMIVIGAAHGLLLWAGDIVGAYGLLAVLMAGLLVGGSDRALIGTAAVGALVTALVYSAASLPPPPAEGMESMLPSMATENPLHAALIRAIEWVGIGLVAAGLTVFGAVAIGAWAARRQLLDDPQKHRVLLVRMAVAGIGTAVVLGLPLSLMAAQLWTAPPLEVIMLAGGLHALGGYAGGMGYAALFGLLAIRLARRSGPGPVTYALQACGQRSLSCYLAQSVAFVALLPAWTLGLGEDAHIWQAALVGIGTWLVILLVATASARAAYRGPAEVLLRRLTYGPRRTPQPAPQ, from the coding sequence ATGACCGCCCTGCCGCCCGTCGACCCGGGCGCCACCCCGCCGTCGGCCCGCGCGCTCGCCCCCGACCTCGCCCGCGGCTTCATGCTGTTGCTCATCGCGCTGGCCAACGTGCACGTCTACGTGTACGGGCACCCGGTGGGCGTGCGCGGCTACCCGGTCGACGTCGACGGCGTCGACCGGTTGGTCGTGATGCTGCAGGTGCTGCTCGTCGACGGGCGGGCCTATCCGCTGTTCGGCCTGCTCTTCGGCTACGGGATCGTGCAGCTGGCCTCACGGCGTGGTGCCGTGGGGCTGCCCGCGCCGGCCGTGACGTCGCTGGTCCGGCGGCGCGGGGGGTGGATGATCGTGATCGGCGCGGCGCACGGGTTGCTCCTGTGGGCCGGCGACATCGTCGGGGCGTACGGGCTGCTCGCGGTGCTCATGGCCGGGCTGCTGGTGGGTGGCAGCGACCGCGCTCTGATCGGCACCGCCGCCGTCGGCGCGCTGGTGACCGCGCTCGTCTACAGCGCGGCATCGCTGCCACCGCCGCCGGCCGAAGGCATGGAGTCCATGCTCCCCTCGATGGCCACGGAGAACCCGCTGCACGCCGCGCTGATCCGGGCTATCGAGTGGGTCGGCATCGGCCTCGTCGCCGCCGGGCTGACCGTCTTCGGGGCCGTTGCCATCGGCGCGTGGGCGGCGCGGCGCCAGCTGCTCGACGACCCGCAGAAGCACCGGGTCCTGCTCGTGCGGATGGCGGTCGCCGGGATCGGCACAGCGGTGGTGCTCGGCCTGCCGCTGTCGCTGATGGCGGCCCAGCTGTGGACCGCCCCACCCCTCGAGGTGATCATGCTCGCCGGCGGGCTGCACGCCCTCGGCGGGTACGCAGGCGGAATGGGCTACGCCGCCCTGTTCGGGCTGCTGGCGATCCGGTTGGCCCGCCGCAGCGGCCCCGGCCCCGTCACGTACGCGCTCCAGGCGTGCGGGCAGCGGTCGCTCTCGTGCTACCTCGCGCAGTCCGTCGCGTTCGTGGCCCTGCTCCCGGCGTGGACCCTCGGGCTCGGCGAGGACGCGCACATCTGGCAGGCCGCGCTGGTCGGGATAGGCACGTGGCTGGTGATCCTGCTGGTCGCCACCGCCTCGGCCCGCGCCGCCTACCGGGGCCCGGCGGAGGTGCTGCTGCGCCGCCTCACCTACGGCCCCCGCCGCACGCCCCAACCCGCGCCGCAGTAG
- a CDS encoding TetR/AcrR family transcriptional regulator, protein MAGTKERIVGTTGELFRRQGYTGTGLKQIVAEAGAPFGSIYHFFPGGKQQLAAEVIRTSGRAYQQLVEAILDQAPDATTAVETGFAAAAETLVATGYADACPIATVALEVASTDETLREATAEVFAAWVESGAVRFERWGFAPDDARRLAILLITSLEGAFVLCRAARSTEALAAAASAVTAAVRAAQEGVSSAGGR, encoded by the coding sequence ATGGCGGGAACGAAGGAGCGGATCGTGGGCACCACCGGCGAGCTGTTCCGGCGCCAGGGGTACACGGGCACCGGGCTCAAGCAGATCGTCGCGGAGGCGGGTGCACCGTTCGGGTCGATCTACCACTTCTTCCCCGGCGGGAAGCAGCAGCTGGCCGCGGAGGTGATCCGGACGTCGGGGCGGGCGTACCAGCAGCTGGTCGAGGCGATCCTCGACCAGGCGCCGGATGCGACAACCGCGGTGGAGACCGGCTTCGCGGCGGCCGCCGAGACGCTGGTCGCCACCGGCTACGCCGATGCCTGCCCGATCGCGACGGTGGCGCTGGAGGTCGCGAGCACCGACGAGACGTTGCGCGAGGCCACGGCCGAGGTCTTCGCGGCCTGGGTGGAGTCCGGCGCCGTGCGGTTCGAACGCTGGGGGTTCGCCCCGGACGACGCCCGCAGGCTCGCGATCCTGCTGATCACCAGCCTGGAGGGCGCGTTCGTGCTGTGCCGGGCAGCGCGCAGCACCGAGGCACTGGCAGCGGCCGCGAGTGCGGTGACCGCGGCCGTCCGGGCCGCGCAGGAAGGGGTCAGCTCGGCGGGAGGGCGATGA
- a CDS encoding alpha/beta fold hydrolase — MAEIDLSAGTIEYTDTGGDGPVLVLIHGVMVGPSVWRRVVAELSGEYRCVLPHLPLGSHPRPMRPDADLSLAGHAALIGEFLEKLDLRDVTLVQNDWGGAQVLVAHGGAERVARMVLVACEAFDNYPPGLAGRVLTTVAAIPGGLAVFAQLLRFRAARRAPGGWGWMTKRPVPDEVMDEWFRPAREQAGVRRDLATYGRGIPPRDVLLLWAERNSAFLGPVLVVWAEEDRVMPAEHGRRLAALYPQGRLVTIPDSYTLVPEDQPAALTSAIRAFLSETRAVVS, encoded by the coding sequence ATGGCGGAGATCGACCTGTCTGCCGGCACGATCGAGTACACCGACACCGGCGGGGACGGCCCGGTTCTCGTGCTCATCCACGGGGTCATGGTCGGGCCGTCGGTGTGGCGCCGGGTCGTCGCCGAGCTGAGCGGCGAGTACCGGTGCGTGCTCCCGCACCTGCCGCTCGGCTCGCACCCCCGCCCCATGCGGCCGGACGCGGACCTGTCCCTCGCCGGGCACGCGGCGCTGATCGGCGAGTTCCTGGAGAAGCTCGACCTGCGTGACGTCACGCTCGTGCAGAACGACTGGGGCGGGGCGCAGGTCCTGGTCGCCCACGGCGGCGCCGAGCGGGTGGCGCGGATGGTGCTCGTCGCGTGCGAGGCCTTCGACAACTACCCACCCGGCCTCGCCGGCCGCGTGCTCACCACGGTCGCCGCGATTCCCGGTGGCCTCGCGGTCTTCGCGCAGCTGCTGCGCTTCCGGGCGGCACGGCGCGCCCCCGGCGGGTGGGGCTGGATGACCAAGCGCCCGGTGCCCGACGAGGTGATGGACGAGTGGTTCCGGCCGGCGCGGGAGCAGGCAGGCGTCCGGCGCGACCTCGCCACGTACGGCCGCGGCATCCCACCCCGGGACGTGCTGCTCCTCTGGGCCGAGCGGAACAGCGCGTTCCTCGGCCCGGTGCTCGTCGTGTGGGCCGAGGAGGACCGGGTGATGCCCGCCGAGCACGGCCGTCGCCTCGCCGCGCTCTACCCGCAGGGCAGGCTCGTGACGATCCCCGACAGCTACACGCTGGTGCCGGAGGACCAGCCCGCGGCGCTCACCTCCGCGATCCGCGCCTTCCTCAGCGAGACGCGCGCCGTCGTGAGCTGA